CtgtaatatttcacatattttgatATGCACATCTTATTagttaaatcattttattgtcttttatcTATGCGCCagtgtggttattttatttaaagatgaGCAATACTGACATGTGGTGTTTGATTCCATTATTTTAAGCCAAACACACCAATTTTTCATGCTCAAACTATTTATTTACGTACTTAttttgtgcatatatatatatatatagtagatTGCATCCACAGCATTCgcaatttttataaataatctcACCCCCCAGAAAAAGTTGAAGGAGCCTAGCTCATTTTAGCGCCACTCTGAATTGGAATTTAAATTACCATAAAATGCAGAAAGATTTACGCAAGAAAGCGCAATAATTGTTGGTTTCTTCTACGCTAACGATATTGTGCGTCTAAGTGCGAATGTCATTGGCAGCGTCAGTGTAAGCGTTCTTTGTTTTGATTGGATAAGAGCTGACAGGTATTGCAGCCAATCAACATATGGTATGTGCTCTAATAAAAACCTGTGACAGGAAAAATACTTCATATTTCTGATTTCAAGCTTACTGTGAAAATGAGTGGAAGAGGGAAAGGTGCGAAAACCAAGGCAAAGGCGAAGTCTCGTTCGTCTCGAGCTGGACTGCAGTTTCCAGTTGGTCGTGTTCATCGGCTACTTCGTAAAGGGCACTATGCTCAGCGAGTAGGTGCTGGTGCGCCAGTTTACATGGCTGCCGTGCTGGAATATCTGACAGCCGAAATTCTGGAGTTGGCTGGAAACGCTGCCCGGGACAACAAGAAGACTCGTATCATCCCCCGTCACCTGCAGCTTGCCGTGCGCAACGATGAGGAGCTGAACAAGCTTTTGGGCCGTGTTACTATCGCCCAGGGCGGAGTGTTGCCCAACATTCAGGCTGTGTTACTGCCCAAAAAGACGGAGAGGGCAGCTAAAGCCAAGTAAACTGCTCGACTGATCCAAAATCCAAAGGCTCTTTTCAGAGCCACCCACTGGTCTAAAAAGCTGATCTTAAATTTTAACGTGCATCATAACAGAAGCATAGCCGTTTAAACTTAACTTGAgcaaacaatcaaaaacatttaaatccgTTTTAATTTAAACAACCAGCCAGTACAATATTTATGCAAACTGGTTAATTAATACCCTTGCACTGGCCTGAGATTAATTGTAGTAAAGTAGGATATAATGAGCATAAAGTTCATTCTCGAGATCATTTTGGGACACGTTTACTTCATAGACTATAAAGATTTCTTTGATATTTTCTCAAAAAGACGTTTTCGTTAGACTGCGGAAGTGCCTTTGTTCTCAAATAAAGGGCGGGACCAGACAAAGTGGGGCGTGCTAAATGTTTGAATTTTCGGCGGCAAACAAAGTAGGAGAAACTATCCAATGACCACGGGAAAATTCAAAACGTCGGCCAATGAGAGATCCTTAAAGCCTTACCCAATCGCTTTGGGGGTGATTATAGTTATAACAGCATGTTCGGCGCGATATCTGCATTCACTGTTGTTCGCGGATAAGTTCTGAAATAATGGCTAGAACTAAGCAGACCGCTCGTAAATCCACTGGTGGTAAAGCCCCCAGAAAGCAGCTTGCTACCAAAGCTGCACGTAAAAGCGCCCCAGCTACTGGCGGCGTGAAGAAGCCTCACCGCTACAGGCCTGGTACAGTAGCCTTGAGAGAGATTCGTCGCTATCAGAAGTCCACTGAGCTGCTGATTCGTAAGCTGCCCTTCCAGCGCCTGGTGAGAGAAATCGCCCAGGATTTCAAGACCGATCTTCGCTTCCAAAGCTCGGCCGTCATGGCTCTGCAGGAGGCCAGCGAGGCGTATCTGGTTGGTCTGTTCGAGGACACCAACCTGTGTGCCATCCACGCTAAGAGGGTGACCATCATGCCCAAAGACATCCAGCTGGCTCGCCGTATCCGTGGCGAGCGTGCTTAAGTGATTTTGATTCGATCATGTTAAATTTAATAAtcccaaaggctcttttaagagccacttCAATTCGCCTAAAAATGCGAGTTTCCCCTTTTGTGATACAATTACAAATCACCACGCTTTAGATGGCAGAACTGACGATGATTAAGAGACTCCACGTTCTCTACAACGAATTCCCCTGTTGTGCTCTTAAGTTAACGGTGCTATATAAAATTGGGGCAATAAAAACATGAGCTCTCTATATTAGGCCTCTTAAAATTAATGTGATGAAACCCCTAACTTCACATCTGCAGAGATAGGAAATGAGAATGTATAATTATTTAGTAGATCACGGTCTGGAAATGCCCTATCCCTTTAGCTTTGTTTTCAACTACACTAAGATTTGGGTTTAGCCCTTTCTTTGCTAAAGCATGTATTCTGTTTTACCATTTACTAAGCTTTTGTATGATATCAGCAGATGGAGAAGCAGTCATGGCCATTTCTGCTCATCCCTCCAACCCGTGAAGGGTACATTAGAACtgcagagggtaggaggggccaggcggggAAGTCTAGGAAGTAAtgggaaacagcctctactgcgCATGCTTTAAAGCAAAAGCTTTTCCTGCTctttgaattcaatgtagaaaatCAAGGGCTGCGTCCGAATCAGTCTCTGGTCCGAATAGTCTCTCTTGCTTAGGAAGGTTcgtaactgagtgaaatgacccggaagtgtctaagtggcagccatgataagagctgttcgaattctctaaatgctaagaaAAGGTGCTTCATTGCTTTCTTTCTTATCCCCTTTAGCATAGGGGACACTGGATCATACTTTACGAAAAGAAAGGAGATAGtgccgtcccacaattccttgcagcaacaacattta
This region of Anguilla rostrata isolate EN2019 chromosome 8, ASM1855537v3, whole genome shotgun sequence genomic DNA includes:
- the LOC135261958 gene encoding late histone H2A.2.2-like, with translation MSGRGKGAKTKAKAKSRSSRAGLQFPVGRVHRLLRKGHYAQRVGAGAPVYMAAVLEYLTAEILELAGNAARDNKKTRIIPRHLQLAVRNDEELNKLLGRVTIAQGGVLPNIQAVLLPKKTERAAKAK
- the LOC135261954 gene encoding histone H3 is translated as MARTKQTARKSTGGKAPRKQLATKAARKSAPATGGVKKPHRYRPGTVALREIRRYQKSTELLIRKLPFQRLVREIAQDFKTDLRFQSSAVMALQEASEAYLVGLFEDTNLCAIHAKRVTIMPKDIQLARRIRGERA